A region of Anolis sagrei isolate rAnoSag1 chromosome 2, rAnoSag1.mat, whole genome shotgun sequence DNA encodes the following proteins:
- the LOC132765327 gene encoding zinc finger protein ZFP2-like, with amino-acid sequence MSNSLSCKRHASSKKSVKSHSKSHKEDKASKYLDCGKNSLSHHRKHGEEKPYKCSDCGRSFSFNTSLNRHQRTHKGEKPFKCLECGKGFHVSTSLTSHQITHTGEKSYKCLECGKSFSFKKTLNRHQLVHTGEKPHTCLECGKSFSMSANLAFHQRSHTGEKKYNCLVCGKTFGFKKTLRRHQKTHTGEKPYECWECGNSFHLSTSLISHQRIHTEEKPYKCLECGKCFQWSTSLAFHQRTHTAEKPYKCLECGKSFSLKANLTRHQKIHTGEKPYTCLECGMSFSLNTNLSRHRRTHTGEKPYTCLECGKSFGRKTNLSRHQTTHTGEKPYKCLECGKNFSRNTNLRRHQKNSHRHASM; translated from the coding sequence atgaGCAACAGTCTTTCATGCAAGAGACACGCAAGTTCTAAGAAAAGTGTTAAGTCTCACAGCAAAAGCCACAAAGAGGACAAAGCCTCAAAATACTTGGATTGTGGGAAGAATAGCCTGTCTCATCATAGAAAACACGGTGAAGAGAAGCCCTACAAGTGCTCCGACTGCGGAAGGAGCTTCAGCTTCAACACCAGTCTCAACAGGCACCAGAGAACTCATAAGGGGGAGAAGCCGTTcaagtgcttggagtgtgggaagggtTTCCATGTGAGCACCAGCCTGACTTCCCACCAGATCACTCACACGGGGGAGAAATCCTAcaagtgcttggagtgtgggaagagcttcagctTCAAGAAGACCCTCAACCGGCACCAGCTGgttcacacgggggagaaaccgCACACGTGTCTGGAGTGCGGAAAAAGCTTCAGCATGAGCGCGAACCTTGCTTTCCATCAGAGAAGCCACACGGGAGAGAAGAAGTATAACTGTTTGGTGTGTGGGAAGACCTTCGGCTTCAAGAAGACCCTCCGGAGGCACCAGAAGACGcacaccggggagaagccctACGAATGCTGGGAGTGCGGGAACAGTTTCCATTTGAGCACCAGCCTCATCTCCCACCAGAGGATCCACACGGAGGAGAAGCCCTATAAGTGCTTGGAGTGCGGGAAGTGCTTTCAGTGGAGCACCAGCCTCGCTTTCCATCAGAGGACCCACACCGCCGAGAAGCCCTACAAGTGCTtggagtgcgggaagagcttcagcCTGAAGGCGAACCTCACCCGGCACCAGAAGatccacacgggggagaagccgtACACCTGCCTGGAGTGCGGGATGAGCTTCAGCCTGAACACGAACCTCAGCCGGCACCGCAGAactcacacgggggagaagccctacacttgcctggagtgcgggaagagcttcGGCAGGAAGACGAACCTCAGCCGGCACCAGAcgactcacacaggggagaagccctacaaGTGCTTGGAGTGCGGGAAGAACTTCAGTCGAAACACCAACCTCCGCCGGCATCAGAAGAACTCCCATCGGCATGCAAGCATGTGA